TTGGGGTCCCCACCACCATCAGCAGCAGCAGGACATCTCAGAAtcggaagaggaggaagaagagaaggaaaaggaggcagTGAGGAAGGAGGCCAGTGAGGGGCATTCACCCATGGACTTGGTGGCCTTTGCCAACAGCTGCACCCTCCATGGCACCAACCACATTTTTGTGGAGGGGGGTccagggccaaggcaggtgctGTGGGCGGTGGCCTTTGTCCTGGCACTGGGTGCCTTCCTGTGCCAGGTAGGGGACCGCGTTGCTTATTACCTCAGCTACCCACACGTGACCCTTCTAAACGAAGTGGCCACCACGGAGCTGGCCTTCCCGGCAGTCACCCTCTGCAACACTAATGCTGTGCGGCTGTCCCAGCTCAGCTACCCTGACTTGCTTTATTTGGCCCCCATGCTGGGACTGGATGAAAGTGATGACCCCGGGGTGCCCCTCGCTCCACCGGGCCCTGAGGCCTTCTCTGGGGAGCCCTTTAACCTGCACCGCTTCTACAATCGCTCCTGCCACCGGCTGGAGGACATGCTGCTCTATTGCTCCTACCAAGGGGGACCCTGCGGCCCTCACAACTTCTCAGTGGTGAGTGGAGCCCCATGCCTGCCACAGTACCCCAAGAGTGTCTGCCATGGCTGTCCCTGACTGTCACCTCCTGgggttggggctggggctggggctggggctgatgACTGTGCTGCCCCCTACCTCATCTGGCTGACACAGGCCAGAGCTCACCCAGGAGTCCGGGGCCTGGAGCTGGGCTGGTATTCCCAGGTCCACACCAGTGCTGCTTTTCCTGTTAGAATCTTGAAACACGTCTGTCTTAGTTGGTATTTTGCTGCTGCCTCCCAACATGTCCTCCAGCTTTACCTGCCCTTCTCAAGACTTCCTCATGGTCCAGCAGGGCCCGGGACCTTGCTCCATCTGTGAGGTCAACCTTTGATCTGTTGGTGGACGCCAGTGCCTGGCCAGTTGTTCACTATTTTGACTAGCACCCATGGACTGAAGCTGGGGTGGGTGCTGCCTGGTCTCTGGTGGTACAAGAGAAGGGAGTGAAAGGGTGACAGTAGAGGGGTGGGGAtatcccccaaccccaccccaccatGGCCCTTGTCAGCATCTCCTGCAGCAGGGACTTCATTGCATCTTCACTTGGTCTTCCTGTGCCCTCCTATGGacgccccacccccaccagctctgtgtgtgtgtgtgtgtgtgtgtgtgtgtgtgtgtgtgtgtgtgtgtctgagggtAAATAACAGGTCTCTAAATCATATCCCTCTCCCCAGCTTTAAGTGGCCAGGGACCCTCTTCCTAGGGGAAGCTCTCACTGGGAACTGTCCTTCTGCTTGGCCCCCCACCCAGGGGTCCAGGGCTTTCCCTGCTGGGGGGCCACCTGGTACCCCACTGTCTCTCCTAAGTTCATCTTCCAGGTCTGTCTGGCCTGACTGCTCTCCTGCCCCACCAGCTCCCAGATGCCAGGCCTTCCCTGCCCCACACACCCATCCCTCAGTCCTCCACCCCCTCCCTAGCGTAGGGGCAGGGGGTGTCATCATACCCGTGCATCATGGGATGACTGCAGGCATACAGGGGCCTGGGGGTTTGGGCCACTGGGCCTCAGGCCAGGAGCCATAGGAATGTGTCTACCTCTGGGCCCGAGAGTAGAGCAGACAGTTCTCACCCAGGCCCACCAGGTGGCAGCAGCAATCCACTGTACAGCAGCCCTGTCCTCTGAACCGGCGCAAGACAGGGCTGCTAGCCGGCCTCAGACACCTCTAATCCCATACAACTCCGGATGGAGTGTAGGCATGGGCATATGTCCAGCCTGGAGCCTGTGGCTGGGTGCCGCAAGACCTGGTCATGGGGCTGGGGACTAGGAGCCCTTGGAGTTCTCTCTTTGCCTCATCTCTGGACCTCACCCACAAAGTGGGGAGAGCAGTATGTCTCCTCTTCTGGAGGTCAATGGAGGAGGCTGTTctaggaagggggaagggggcaAAGACCGTATTCCCTAGTAACCTACTGCCATTGCTGCTCCAGTCTGGCCTGAAACTCTTTTGTCTCTCCCCTGCTCTGGGCTGTATTGACTCACCTTATGACCTGTTTTGTGGACTTTGTCACCATCCAGCAGTAGTAAAAGCACAGCCACCCCAACTTGGGGACATTCAAGGAGGCTGTGGGGAAAAGGCCAAGGATAACTGGTTTACTTTTCTCTTTGCAGCTTTTTAATCAGCACTGTGACCAGGGCTGCACTGGGGCATGGAGTGGGGAGAAGACTGGGGAGACAGCCCCTGGGGCTGAGATATCTTCTGAGGCCCTCCTAGTTTTGCAAAAGCATTAACGCACACACCATGCCCTGGGGGCTCAGTCCCAAGTGCTGGAAGAAGAGGTGCTGGTGCTTGGTTGAGTGTGGTCCTTGGCATGGCAACTGGGTCTACTTTCAGGTTCTGCTGATAATGGGATAATGGAATAATGATGGACCCAAGGGGCTAGGGGCTGAATGAAACCAAAAAACTgagtttggctgggcacggtggctcatgcctgtaatcccaacactttgggaggctgaggcaggtggatcacctgaggtcaggagtttgagaccagcctggccaacagggtgaaaccccatctctactaaaaatacaaaaattagccgggtgtgatgttgtgcacttgtaatcccagctacttgggaggctgaggcaggagaatcacttgagcccaggaggcggaagttgcagtgagctgagatcgcaccactgcactccagcctgggcaacagagcaagactccatcccaaaaaaaaaaaactgagtttgGGTCTTGGGGAAAGCAGAATTTCAGATTCCCAGAGTGAAATCTAGGAGAAGAGAAGATATGTCTTGGAGGGCCTCAGGAGCTTGGGCCTGAGGAAAGTGTCCCAAGGAGGGGCCGTGTTAGGATCCTGGTGATGAAAATGTATATGTCAGGGTCCTGGCAGGAAAAAGACAGCTACTTGATGATTTAATTGAAGACTTTAACAAAGGGACTGCTGACAGAGCTGGGGGCAGGGTTAAGGAAACCAATAAGGGGGACTGAGGCAGTGAGCAGTACTAGGAAATCGTTATCACTTCTAGGCTGAAGAAGCACAAAAGAAGACAGTGCTCTGTAGGGAGCCCTGGCAGGATCTGTAATCATGGAGGGCCTAAGGCACTACTAGAGCTACAGAGGGGCGAGGGCTGGGGAAGGATTCATACCCCAATCTTTCCTCCTGCCTTCTGAGCCATTACCAATACCTCCCAACTGTCAACCCCAACTAGAAGCCCATGCAGGTGGCAAAGGAGCTCAGGCGATGCACCCTACCAGGAACAGTTTTCCAGGGCACACAGAGGGCAAGAAAGGGTGAGAAACAGGTGGGAGAGGGGAGCAAATGGAGAATGGGCTGCACGGGAGGAACCATTCCCAAAGGGTGTTGAGATTCCAACAGCTGGGGTGGCTAGGAACAGCCCTTGGTGAGTAGAGGGTGCTGGCAGGACTCTTAGGCTCTCCACTCTGCCCTCGCCAGGTCTTCACACGCTATGGAAAGTGCTACACGTTCAACTCGGGCCGAGATGGGCGGCCGCGGCTGAAGACCATGAAGGGTGGGACGGGCAATGGGCTGGAAATCATGCTGGACATCCAGCAGGACGAGTACCTGCCTGTGTGGGGGGAGACTGGTACGTCACCCACTTCAGGGGCCCCTCTGCATGGCTCTAGGCCCCAGCCTCTGCCAGGGGATTCCTGGGCTTCACTGTGAGACCTGGGCAGGGCCCGGgctttcccctctccctccagcaTCTCACCATCTCTATCACTGACTCTACCTGACTTCCACACTCACATCTCTCTGGCTCCCACTTCCTGGTTCAGTTACTCTCCAAGGTAACCAGCCATCCTCTTCCATCAACGCCGCCGCCACTCTATAAATAACTCCCTCTCTTCTCGGGCTGCCTGCCTGTCTGGTCTCGGGGGGCCTTGGggcagagagagatgggggaaaagggaaaaagggagtGGGAGAAATGGAGAGCATCTGAAACAGTGACActctgggagaaagtatttgaaaCATCAAGATGCAGAGCAGAAGCCAGGTAAGAAAAGAAGTGTGTAGGATACAGGGGTCATCGGAGCAGCTCAGAGCTGGTAAACCCAGAAGGAGGCTAGGGGGTGGGCTAGGACCCTATAgacttcccccaccccagccccagtgCACCCTATGCTTATTTCCAGGAGAGGTAGGATGCCCCCAGGTCTGAGGGGTGTTAGGGAGTCAGGAGCCCTCCCAACCCACACACTCCTCATTCCCCTAGACGAGACGTCCTTCGAAGCAGGCATCAAAGTGCAGATCCATAGTCAGGATGAACCTCCTTTCATCGACCAGCTGGGCTTTGGCGTGGCCCCAGGCTTCCAGACCTTTGTGGCCTGCCAGGAGCAGCGGGTGAGAGGGCCATGGGAGGCTGGTCCTGGGGTGGGGTATTGAGGGGTCCAGATGGAGTGGTGGGCAATCAGTAATGGGAAGGACAGGTGAGCAAGGACCTGGGTGGTAATCTGGCTAGTCAGAAGCATGAGTGATCGAATGAACAAGAATGCTCTGTAAACTCTGAGACCTTTGGAGGctgcagagggagaggggagcagAACTCCAGAGATCTGCATCTTGTCAGAGGAGTCCATCAAGCTGATTTGGGGAGAAGTCCCCGCACTCCCCCAGCTCCCCGGCTCTCCCAGCAGCTCATCTACCTGCCCCCACCCTGGGGCACCTGCAAAGCTGTTACCATGGACTCGGATTTGGATTTCTTCGACTCCTACAGCATCACTGCCTGCCGCATCGACTGTGAGACGCGCTACCTGGTGGAGAACTGCAACTGCCGCATGGTGCACATGCCAGGTCAGGCCTGGGGCTCCGAGCATACTCCTGGGGTCCCTGGGCCTTTGCTGCCCTTCACTAGCTCCCCATCCATATCAATCTCCCAACCCCAGTTCCAGCCCACCCCATCCCACACCCACCTGGCTCATGTCTCTCTGACCTCAGTTCCCGCCTGCACCCCCAGGGATGGGTGGGAAGGGTCTAGAAGGTATGGACCTGGAGTGGGTCACTTCTGGGGCAGCATGGGGGCCTGCCAGTCCTCCCTTCCCATCTTCTCCCAGCTTACACCTTCTAGGCCTTTGGTACTACCACCATCACCAGACCCCTTGAATTCCCATCCTGCATCATTGTCTTTTCTCCTCTGTAGGGGATGCCCCATACTGTACTCCAGAGCAGTACAAGGAGTGTGCAGATCCTGCTCTGGGTGAGCGCCCCTGGCCTGGGGCAGTCTGGGGGAGGGAAAAGGTGCTGCCAGCCACGTGCGCAGGAGTTTCAGGTCACGCTCCCAGAAGCCTCACATAACTCCTGGACTGGGCTGCACCCTCTCTTGTGTCTGACATTAAAGCTGAGAATGGTCAgtcatggtggcttacacctgtaatcccagcactttgggaggctgaggtgggcaaattgcttgagcccaggagttcgagaccagcctggtttcatggtgaaaccctgactctatgaaaaattaaaaaaaaattatgtgggcatggtggcatgtgcctctagtcccagctactctggaggctgaggtgggagaattccttgaaccggggaggtgaggttgcagtgagccgagattgcaccactgcactccagcctgggtgacagagcaagaccctgtctgagaataataataataatcaataaagtTGAGAATAGCATCTTCAGAGGCCCCTATGAAAAATGAACAGAGGTCACCTGGGAATGGCCTTCATCTTCTTTCATCAGCCCCTCAGCTGGTTGACCCTGGAGGGTCCTGAGGAAGTGAGATATAAGAGTAAGAAATATCCATGGGGAGGCTTGGTGAGAATTAGCACATGGTAGACACAGCTGTGAGGGGGCAGCTGGGGTTCTCCTCACTCTCCTAGTTCTCTCCATCTACATCGTTGGTTCAGTGGCCTGCAGGGTTCAGCAGGTAAAGTCCTCAAACATGCCTCAGGCTGGATGGTGAGGTAGGATGTTGGCAGAGTTTAGCATCCAGGCAGGGTGAAGGGCAGGTCACGGAAAGAGAAAGGGGCCCAGAGTTTCTCTGGGCAGAGCTAGGATGTGCATGTGGGAAGGTGCTGGCAGAAGGGCACCACTCAACTGAGACCTCTCACCTGGCTGAGTGC
This sequence is a window from Homo sapiens chromosome 12, GRCh38.p14 Primary Assembly. Protein-coding genes within it:
- the ASIC1 gene encoding acid-sensing ion channel 1 isoform c (isoform c is encoded by transcript variant 3) is translated as MPIQIFCSMSFSSGEEAPGPLGDIWGPHHHQQQQDISESEEEEEEKEKEAVRKEASEGHSPMDLVAFANSCTLHGTNHIFVEGGPGPRQVLWAVAFVLALGAFLCQVGDRVAYYLSYPHVTLLNEVATTELAFPAVTLCNTNAVRLSQLSYPDLLYLAPMLGLDESDDPGVPLAPPGPEAFSGEPFNLHRFYNRSCHRLEDMLLYCSYQGGPCGPHNFSVVFTRYGKCYTFNSGRDGRPRLKTMKGGTGNGLEIMLDIQQDEYLPVWGETDETSFEAGIKVQIHSQDEPPFIDQLGFGVAPGFQTFVACQEQRLIYLPPPWGTCKAVTMDSDLDFFDSYSITACRIDCETRYLVENCNCRMVHMPGDAPYCTPEQYKECADPALDFLVEKDQEYCVCEMPCNLTRYGKELSMVKIPSKASAKYLAKKFNKSEQYIGENILVLDIFFEVLNYETIEQKKAYEIAGLLGDIGGQMGLFIGASILTVLELFDYAYEVIKHKLCRRGKCQKEAKRSSADKGVALSLDDVKRHNPCESLRGHPAGMTYAANILPHHPARGTFEDFTC
- the ASIC1 gene encoding acid-sensing ion channel 1 isoform e (isoform e is encoded by transcript variant 7), whose product is MELKAEEEEVGGVQPVSIQAFASSSTLHGLAHIFSYERLSLKRALWALCFLGSLAVLLCVCTERVQYYFHYHHVTKLDEVAASQLTFPAVTLCNLNEFRFSQVSKNDLYHAGELLALLNNRYEIPDTQMADEKQLEILQDKANFRSFKPKPFNMREFYDRAGHDIRDMLLSCHFRGEVCSAEDFKVVFTRYGKCYTFNSGRDGRPRLKTMKGGTGNGLEIMLDIQQDEYLPVWGETDETSFEAGIKVQIHSQDEPPFIDQLGFGVAPGFQTFVACQEQRLIYLPPPWGTCKAVTMDSDLDFFDSYSITACRIDCETRYLVENCNCRMVHMPGDAPYCTPEQYKECADPALGERPWPGAVWGREKVLPATCAGVSGHAPRSLT